The window CACTAGGTTTTTTGCGGGAAAGTCCAGTCCTTCTGATAAGCCAGTCCATCCGCCGCAGGACTATCCATAGATCATACGCCATAACCTTCAGTTCCAAAACTGTATTATAGACCTCATTCTTCTCTCCTCGCTTTGTTATTGCAATGTTTCTTCACAGCTTATGTCGTTGTCTCATTATCACCATATCTCCTTCTCTCAGCTGGCTTCCTCCTGGCTTCCTCCTGGCTTCCTCCTGGCTTCTCATTCCTTACTCACTTCCCGACGGACATGAGCTTACTTAAAGTGTGTAAATAATATTATTTCATGTTATAATTGCCGGGTAGATCAATTCATAGCTGCAAATACTGCTGTAAGATGCTTAAGCCTATAACTTGGAGGGATTATTGTGAAACAACTGCGGGACATTCCCATTTCCGTGCTGGATCTCGCTCCGATTGTGGAGGGCGGAACAGCTGCGGATTCACTGCATAACACATTAGATTTAGCACGCCATGCCGAAGGTTGGGGCTATCACCGCTATTGGCTGGCGGAACATCATAATATGACCGGAATTGCCAGCTCGGCTACCTCTGTCGTTATCGGGCATGTAGCTGCCGGAACCAAGAGCATCCGTGTGGGTTCCGGGGGCATCATGCTTAGCAACCATGCACCGCTCATGATCGCTGAGCAGTTCGGAACACTGGAATCCCTGTTTCCGGGACGTATTGATCTCGGGCTTGGCCGTGCACCCGGCTCTGACCAGGCGGCTGCAAGAGCACTGCGGCGCGGCCTCGGCAGTGACGGCAGCGAATTTCCTGAGCAGCTGAGTGAGCTCAGAGCCTACTTCGATCCGAACGGCGCGGGTTCACGTCCGCTCGGGGTGCGCGCTACACCGGGCGAAGGCTTGAACGTACCGATCTGGCTGCTCGGATCAAGCGGGTTCAGCGCACAGCTTGCGGGTCAGCTGGGCTTGCCGTTTGCTTTTGCCAGCCACTTTGCACCGGATTATCTGCTGCCTGCACTCCATTTGTACCGCAGCAGCTTCAAGCCGTCGGCCACACTCGACAAGCCGCATGTCATGGTTGGTCTAGGAATTACCGCCGCCGACACCACTGGAGCAGCACGCTGGCTGGCCACTTCACAGCAGCAGCAGTTCCTGAACATTATCCGCGGCCGCACCGGCAAGCTCCAGCCACCGGTTGATGACATGGAGAGCCTATGGTCTCCCCAGGAAAAAGCGCTCCTGCTCGATAAGCAGAAATATTCCATTGCCGGAGACAAAGCCTATATCAAGGAGCGTCTCCTGCAGGTGCTGGAGGAAACCGGGGCGGATGAATGGATTATTGCCTCGCAGATTTATGACCATACAGCACGGTTACGTTCCTACGAGCTGGTAGCTGAGCTAATCAAGGACAACTAAAACGAATTTCCGCTTGAATCATTAGCAAGGAGATTACCGGGGGATAGGGAACTATCACTTTCTTCCGGATAATCTCCTTGTTTTTTGTGTTTTGTTCTTAATAAAAAACCTTGGTTTCCGATATAACCAAAGAAATAATTAGAAAACTGAAGCTATCACCTGATATTACCCTGAAAGTATATATATATTGCCCATTTTCAAGGATTTAAGGTGCTCCTATCGTTTTTGTTTATTTAAATTATTGATTATACTGTAATTATTCGTTATAACGAACATACATATGACCATACTATCTATAAGTACTGTTTCAATAGGCTGTAACACCTCAACATAGTAGTCCTCCAAAATACCACTTATATCGACAAGGTATGGGGAAACAGCATAGATCCGGCGGATTCTTGTCGGGCTGTGCGGGGGCAGCGTTGCTTTCCAGAAGAAAGGGGCGGAGGAAAGTGAAGAAAAGATATCATATGACCATAATTGGCGCCTACATTCTAATTGTTCTGATCGGCGTTATCTGGCATGCCGGAGGTGTAAGTGCAGAGGACACGATTAAACTCACTGTCAATTCGCATACTAAAAGTACCGCCATTATGAGTAATATGCAGCCGGGAGACAAGAGTGCCTCAGAATATACGGTTATTAACGAAGGGTCAGAGCCGTTTGATTACTTTGTAGACTTCGAATTTCTCTCCGGAGACGTGGAATTGTACAATATTCTGCAAATGACGCTGCAAAAAGGGGGAGTAATCCTCTATTCCGGAGTGATGAGCCATGCGGAGGGCCGTGTAGCTATAGGATCACTCCCCGGTGGCGGAACGGAAGCGATTCAAATGGATGTAGTATTTCCCGCCGAGGCGGGCAATGAGTTCCAGGGGAA of the Paenibacillus pedocola genome contains:
- a CDS encoding LLM class flavin-dependent oxidoreductase, which codes for MKQLRDIPISVLDLAPIVEGGTAADSLHNTLDLARHAEGWGYHRYWLAEHHNMTGIASSATSVVIGHVAAGTKSIRVGSGGIMLSNHAPLMIAEQFGTLESLFPGRIDLGLGRAPGSDQAAARALRRGLGSDGSEFPEQLSELRAYFDPNGAGSRPLGVRATPGEGLNVPIWLLGSSGFSAQLAGQLGLPFAFASHFAPDYLLPALHLYRSSFKPSATLDKPHVMVGLGITAADTTGAARWLATSQQQQFLNIIRGRTGKLQPPVDDMESLWSPQEKALLLDKQKYSIAGDKAYIKERLLQVLEETGADEWIIASQIYDHTARLRSYELVAELIKDN